In a genomic window of Sinorhizobium meliloti:
- a CDS encoding alcohol dehydrogenase family protein encodes MMHSVPKTMTAVLLTGHGGLEKLVYSRDVPVPAPASGEVLIKVTACGMNNTDVWVREGAYGTEDDPSAVSTWRRHGNTLTFPRIQGTDTVGHIVAVGEGVDRARIGERVMVDFSIYNRDDDSLADIDYMGHGRDGGYAEYMALPAENAHVVATDLTDVELATFCCAYLTGERMLERARLAAGETVLVTGASGGVGSAIVQLARARGAVPIAVAGPGKEAAMLDIGAQAVVTRGQGDLAEAVEAASGGRPIDVVADLVGGPLFNDLLKILRPEGRYTTAGAIAGPVVQLDLRTMYLKQLELHGSSQGSRADFRRLVRYIEERKIRPLVGGVYPLSEFHRAQTDFMAKNFVGKLVVVPD; translated from the coding sequence ATGATGCATTCGGTTCCGAAGACCATGACGGCGGTGCTTTTGACGGGGCACGGCGGCTTGGAGAAGCTCGTCTACAGCCGGGACGTACCCGTCCCGGCTCCGGCTTCGGGCGAGGTGCTGATCAAGGTCACTGCCTGCGGCATGAACAATACCGACGTCTGGGTGCGCGAAGGCGCCTATGGAACGGAGGACGATCCGTCCGCCGTCTCGACCTGGCGCCGCCACGGCAACACCCTGACCTTCCCGCGCATTCAGGGTACGGACACGGTCGGCCATATCGTCGCCGTCGGCGAAGGCGTCGACCGGGCGCGCATCGGCGAACGCGTCATGGTCGATTTCTCGATCTACAACCGCGACGACGACAGTCTTGCCGACATCGATTACATGGGTCATGGCCGCGATGGCGGCTATGCCGAATATATGGCGCTTCCGGCCGAGAACGCCCATGTGGTCGCGACCGACCTGACCGATGTCGAGCTCGCCACCTTCTGCTGCGCCTATCTCACCGGCGAGCGAATGCTGGAACGGGCGCGGCTTGCCGCCGGCGAAACCGTGCTCGTGACCGGCGCCTCGGGTGGCGTCGGCTCCGCGATCGTCCAGCTCGCCCGCGCCCGTGGCGCCGTTCCGATCGCAGTTGCCGGACCGGGCAAGGAAGCGGCGATGCTCGACATCGGCGCGCAGGCCGTCGTCACCCGCGGTCAAGGCGACCTCGCCGAAGCGGTGGAGGCGGCAAGCGGCGGCCGGCCGATCGATGTGGTCGCCGATCTCGTCGGCGGTCCCCTCTTCAACGACCTCCTGAAGATCCTGCGCCCGGAAGGCCGCTACACCACCGCCGGCGCAATTGCCGGGCCGGTCGTGCAGCTCGATCTCAGGACGATGTATCTGAAGCAGTTGGAGCTGCACGGATCGAGCCAGGGCAGCCGCGCCGATTTCCGCCGCCTCGTCCGTTATATCGAGGAGAGAAAGATCCGGCCGCTCGTCGGCGGCGTCTATCCGCTATCGGAATTCCATCGGGCACAGACGGACTTCATGGCGAAGAACTTCGTTGGCAAGCTCGTGGTCGTGCCTGATTAA
- a CDS encoding glutathione S-transferase family protein — MLKLYGLGPTRSLRALWALQELDAEFEFVRVNILAGENLHPDFLRLNPAGKLPVLVDGDFVLTESAAIVMYLAEKYGDKGLMPADLKERAQAYRWSLFAVTELEQPLWRIAKHTFLYPEDKRLPEDIALAREEFAAMAAVLDRHMDGRAFIVGDNITVADCVTAYVLDWGNENGLIDSFPNLKAYLERMYARPRAPQRIAEAVASLQS; from the coding sequence ATGTTGAAATTATATGGATTAGGTCCGACGCGCTCGCTTCGCGCGCTTTGGGCGCTTCAGGAGCTGGATGCGGAGTTCGAGTTCGTGCGCGTCAACATTCTGGCCGGCGAGAACCTTCACCCGGATTTCCTGCGCCTCAACCCGGCGGGCAAGCTTCCGGTGCTGGTCGACGGCGACTTCGTCCTCACGGAATCCGCCGCGATCGTCATGTATCTGGCGGAAAAGTATGGTGACAAAGGCCTTATGCCAGCGGACCTGAAGGAAAGGGCGCAGGCATATCGATGGTCTCTGTTCGCGGTTACCGAACTAGAACAGCCGCTATGGCGGATAGCCAAGCACACATTTCTTTATCCCGAAGACAAGCGCCTGCCTGAAGATATCGCTCTCGCCAGAGAGGAATTCGCGGCCATGGCAGCAGTGCTTGACCGGCACATGGACGGGCGCGCGTTCATCGTCGGCGACAACATAACCGTGGCCGACTGCGTCACAGCCTATGTCCTGGACTGGGGCAACGAAAACGGGCTGATCGACAGCTTTCCAAATCTGAAAGCATATCTGGAACGGATGTATGCGCGTCCCAGGGCGCCGCAGCGCATTGCGGAGGCCGTTGCGAGCCTTCAGAGCTAA
- a CDS encoding sn-glycerol-3-phosphate import ATP-binding protein UgpC yields MATITLKDVHKTYHGDIAAIRGVSLAIADGEFIVLVGPSGCGKSTLLRMIAGLESITSGEISIGDRVVNGLEPSERDIAMVFQNYALYPHMTVRQNLSYGLKNRNTPKEEIERRIAKAAKSLEIEPFLDRKPRQLSGGQRQRVAMGRAIVREPAAFLFDEPLSNLDAKLRVQMRVEIKRLQRALGTTSVYVTHDQLEAMTLADRLVVLNGGRIEQVGTPIELYEKPATAFVATFIGSPSMNLLDVDTGNAAWTAPAALVGKPGLATIGIRPEDITLAGAADGGDRFRARVRVGAVELVGAESYVHGTLANGEPLVFRVAGRSRIAIDEEVEVAAAPESLHWFDAAGRRS; encoded by the coding sequence ATGGCAACGATCACTCTCAAGGATGTCCACAAGACCTATCACGGCGACATCGCCGCGATCCGCGGCGTTTCGCTTGCGATAGCCGACGGCGAGTTCATCGTGCTCGTCGGCCCTTCCGGCTGCGGAAAATCGACGCTGCTGAGGATGATCGCGGGGCTCGAGAGCATCACGTCAGGCGAGATCTCCATCGGCGACCGCGTCGTCAACGGACTGGAGCCATCCGAGCGCGACATTGCGATGGTCTTTCAGAACTACGCGCTCTATCCGCATATGACGGTGCGTCAGAATCTCAGCTATGGCCTGAAGAACCGCAACACGCCGAAGGAAGAAATCGAACGCCGGATAGCCAAGGCGGCGAAGTCCCTGGAGATAGAGCCCTTCCTGGATCGAAAGCCCCGCCAGCTTTCAGGCGGGCAGCGCCAGCGCGTGGCCATGGGGCGCGCCATCGTCCGCGAGCCTGCGGCCTTCCTGTTCGACGAGCCTCTCTCGAACCTCGACGCCAAGCTCAGGGTCCAGATGCGTGTCGAAATCAAGCGCCTTCAACGGGCGCTAGGCACGACCAGCGTCTACGTCACCCACGATCAGCTTGAAGCGATGACGCTCGCCGACCGCCTGGTGGTCTTGAATGGGGGCAGGATCGAGCAGGTCGGTACGCCGATCGAGCTGTACGAGAAGCCGGCGACGGCATTCGTCGCAACTTTCATCGGCTCGCCGTCGATGAACCTTCTCGATGTCGATACCGGCAATGCCGCCTGGACCGCTCCGGCGGCGCTCGTCGGGAAGCCGGGGCTTGCGACAATTGGAATCCGACCTGAGGACATTACCCTCGCCGGTGCCGCGGACGGCGGCGACCGTTTCAGAGCCCGCGTGCGCGTCGGCGCCGTGGAACTCGTCGGCGCCGAAAGCTATGTGCACGGCACCCTGGCGAACGGCGAGCCGCTTGTCTTCAGGGTTGCCGGCCGTTCCCGCATAGCCATTGACGAGGAGGTCGAAGTCGCCGCGGCGCCGGAAAGCCTGCATTGGTTCGACGCCGCCGGCCGGCGTTCATAA
- the ugpE gene encoding sn-glycerol-3-phosphate ABC transporter permease UgpE, with the protein MIEKRPISNLIGHLMLIIGIIIVVFPIYYTFVASSMSSVEIIRPPMPLVPGTRLAENYGEALSGGVERVVGVSLERLLFNTFVVAIAIAVGKIVISFLSAFAIVFFRFPLRMAFFWMIFITLMLPVEVRILPTYKVIVDLGLIDTYAGLTLPLMASATATFLFRQFFLTIPGELVEAARIDNAGPFRFMRDILLPLSKTNIAALFVILFIYGWTQYLWPLLVTNDSRMNTIIIALRKMVDFTDASTPWNYVMVTAILAIIPPVAVVVLMQRWFVKGLVETEK; encoded by the coding sequence ATGATTGAAAAACGCCCCATATCCAACCTCATCGGGCACCTGATGCTGATCATCGGCATCATCATCGTGGTCTTCCCGATCTATTACACCTTCGTCGCCTCGAGCATGAGTTCGGTCGAGATCATCCGGCCGCCGATGCCGCTCGTTCCCGGCACGCGGCTTGCCGAGAATTATGGCGAAGCGCTTTCCGGTGGCGTCGAGCGCGTGGTCGGCGTCAGCCTGGAACGCTTGCTGTTCAACACATTCGTGGTGGCGATCGCGATCGCCGTCGGCAAGATCGTCATTTCCTTCCTCTCGGCCTTCGCCATCGTATTCTTCCGCTTCCCGCTGCGCATGGCCTTCTTCTGGATGATCTTCATCACGCTGATGCTCCCCGTGGAAGTGCGGATCCTGCCGACCTACAAGGTGATCGTCGATCTCGGACTGATCGACACCTATGCGGGGCTGACGCTTCCCCTGATGGCCTCGGCGACGGCCACCTTTCTTTTCCGGCAGTTCTTTCTCACCATACCGGGCGAGCTCGTCGAAGCGGCCCGAATCGACAATGCCGGGCCGTTCCGCTTCATGCGGGATATTCTGCTGCCGCTTTCAAAGACGAATATCGCGGCACTTTTCGTGATCCTCTTCATCTACGGCTGGACGCAATATCTCTGGCCGCTGCTGGTCACGAATGACAGCCGGATGAACACGATCATCATCGCCCTGAGAAAGATGGTCGATTTCACGGATGCGTCGACCCCGTGGAACTACGTCATGGTGACCGCCATCCTCGCGATCATCCCGCCTGTCGCTGTGGTCGTCCTGATGCAGCGCTGGTTCGTCAAGGGCCTCGTCGAAACGGAGAAGTAA
- the ugpA gene encoding sn-glycerol-3-phosphate ABC transporter permease UgpA encodes MQRVVFPNKILPYLLVAPQIVLTIVFFFWPASQALYQSVIREDPFGLKSGFVGFANFSAVLSEANYLNSLKVTVIFSILTALLAMGVALLLATAADRVVRGKTFYRTLLIWPYAVAPAVAGMLWLFMFNPAMGTFAYMLRRNGIHWDPLLNGNHAMILIVVAAAWKQISYNFLFFVAGLQAIPKSLIEAAAIDGARGTRRFWTIIFPLLAPTTFFLLVVNTVYAFFDTFGIIHSVTGGGPARATETLVYKVYNDGFVNLNLGSSAAQSVILMAIVIGLTAFQFRFVERRVHYG; translated from the coding sequence GTGCAGCGTGTCGTCTTTCCGAACAAAATCCTCCCTTACCTGCTCGTCGCTCCGCAGATCGTGTTGACGATCGTCTTCTTCTTCTGGCCGGCAAGCCAGGCGCTCTACCAATCGGTGATCCGTGAAGACCCGTTCGGCCTCAAAAGCGGCTTCGTCGGTTTTGCAAACTTCAGCGCCGTGCTTTCGGAGGCGAATTATCTCAACTCGCTGAAGGTCACGGTGATCTTCAGCATTCTCACCGCGCTGCTGGCGATGGGCGTCGCCCTGCTTCTCGCCACGGCCGCCGACCGTGTCGTGCGCGGCAAGACCTTCTATCGCACCCTGCTGATCTGGCCCTATGCCGTGGCACCGGCCGTCGCGGGTATGCTGTGGCTCTTCATGTTCAATCCGGCGATGGGCACCTTCGCCTACATGCTGAGGCGCAACGGCATTCATTGGGATCCGTTGCTGAACGGCAATCACGCCATGATCCTGATCGTCGTTGCCGCGGCCTGGAAACAGATCAGCTACAATTTTCTCTTCTTCGTCGCCGGGCTCCAGGCCATACCCAAGTCGCTCATCGAAGCGGCGGCGATCGACGGAGCGCGCGGCACCCGGCGTTTCTGGACGATCATCTTCCCGCTTCTGGCGCCGACGACCTTTTTCCTGCTGGTGGTCAACACCGTCTACGCCTTCTTCGATACCTTCGGCATCATCCACTCGGTGACGGGCGGCGGGCCGGCGAGGGCGACGGAAACCCTGGTCTACAAGGTCTATAACGACGGCTTCGTCAATCTGAACCTCGGCTCGTCCGCGGCCCAGTCCGTGATCCTCATGGCGATCGTCATAGGCCTTACCGCCTTTCAGTTCCGGTTCGTCGAAAGGCGTGTCCACTATGGTTGA